The following coding sequences lie in one Stigmatopora nigra isolate UIUO_SnigA chromosome 4, RoL_Snig_1.1, whole genome shotgun sequence genomic window:
- the septin5a gene encoding septin 5a isoform X3, translating into MTANIRYKSRIPVKTEDSAEEKQYVGFATLPNQVHRKSVKKGFDFTLMVAGESGMGKSTLVNSLFLTDLYKDRKLLNAEERINQTVEIIKHTVDIEEKGVKLKLTIVDTPGFGDAVNNNECWKPITDYIDQQFEQYFRDESGLNRKNIQDNRVHCCLYFIPPFGHGLRPVDVEFMKALHEKVNIIPLIAKADCLTPSEIKKLKDRIREEIDKFGIKVYQFPECDSDEDEEFKQLDKELKECTPFAVIGSNTVVEARGQRVRGRLYPWGIVEVENQSHCDFVKLRNMLIRSHMHDLKDVTCDVHYENYRAQCIQEMTSKLAQDTRMESPIPILPLSTPDVETEKLIKMKDEELKRMQEMLTKMQQQMHDKD; encoded by the exons GAGAAGCAGTATGTGGGATTTGCCACTCTGCCCAACCAAGTGCACAGGAAGTCGGTGAAGAAAGGATTTGATTTCACGCTCATGGTAGCAG GCGAATCGGGCATGGGCAAGTCCACTCTGGTCAACAGCTTGTTCCTCACAGACCTCTACAAAGACAGAAAGCTTCTGAACGCCGAGG agcGCATCAACCAGACGGTGGAGATCATCAAACATACGGTGGACATCGAGGAGAAAGGAGTCAAGCTGAAGCTCACCATCGTGGACACGCCGGGCTTCGGGGACGCCGTCAACAACAATGAGTG CTGGAAGCCCATCACGGACTACATCGATCAGCAGTTCGAGCAGTACTTCCGAGACGAGAGCGGCCTCAATCGGAAGAATATCCAGGACAACCGGGTCCACTGCTGCCTTTACTTCATCCCCCCATTCGGACACGG GTTGCGTCCCGTGGATGTTGAATTCATGAAAGCTCTGCACGAAAAGGTGAACATCATCCCGCTCATCGCCAAAGCCGACTGCCTGACGCCTAGCGAAATCAAGAAGCTGAAGGATCGA ATACGAGAGGAAATCGACAAGTTTGGCATCAAAGTCTACCAATTCCCCGAATGCGACTCGGATGAGGACGAGGAGTTCAAGCAACTTGACAAAGAGCTGAAG gAGTGCACCCCATTTGCTGTGATTGGCAGTAACACGGTGGTGGAAGCTCGAGGTCAACGAGTACGAGGGCGACTGTACCCCTGGGGAATTGTTGAAG TGGAAAACCAATCCCACTGTGACTTTGTCAAGCTGAGGAACATGTTGATCCGCTCGCACATGCACGATCTCAAAGATGTCACATGCGACGTCCACTATGAGAACTACAGAGCGCAGTGCATACAGGAGATGACAAG TAAACTGGCACAGGACACCCGCATGGAGAGCCCCATTCCGATCCTCCCGCTGTCCACCCCGGATGTGGAGACTGAAAAGCTGATCAAAATGAAAGATGAGGAG CTCAAGCGGATGCAAGAGATGCTGACTAAAATGCAGCAGCAGATGCACGACAAAGACTAG
- the septin5a gene encoding septin 5a isoform X2, whose protein sequence is MDAIMLQEKLVERLLCPRVRTARQKEKQYVGFATLPNQVHRKSVKKGFDFTLMVAGESGMGKSTLVNSLFLTDLYKDRKLLNAEERINQTVEIIKHTVDIEEKGVKLKLTIVDTPGFGDAVNNNECWKPITDYIDQQFEQYFRDESGLNRKNIQDNRVHCCLYFIPPFGHGLRPVDVEFMKALHEKVNIIPLIAKADCLTPSEIKKLKDRIREEIDKFGIKVYQFPECDSDEDEEFKQLDKELKECTPFAVIGSNTVVEARGQRVRGRLYPWGIVEVENQSHCDFVKLRNMLIRSHMHDLKDVTCDVHYENYRAQCIQEMTSKLAQDTRMESPIPILPLSTPDVETEKLIKMKDEELKRMQEMLTKMQQQMHDKD, encoded by the exons ATGGATGCCATCATGCTGCAGGAGAAACTAGTGGAAAGACTCCTGTGCCCACGAGTGAGAACGGCTAGacagaag GAGAAGCAGTATGTGGGATTTGCCACTCTGCCCAACCAAGTGCACAGGAAGTCGGTGAAGAAAGGATTTGATTTCACGCTCATGGTAGCAG GCGAATCGGGCATGGGCAAGTCCACTCTGGTCAACAGCTTGTTCCTCACAGACCTCTACAAAGACAGAAAGCTTCTGAACGCCGAGG agcGCATCAACCAGACGGTGGAGATCATCAAACATACGGTGGACATCGAGGAGAAAGGAGTCAAGCTGAAGCTCACCATCGTGGACACGCCGGGCTTCGGGGACGCCGTCAACAACAATGAGTG CTGGAAGCCCATCACGGACTACATCGATCAGCAGTTCGAGCAGTACTTCCGAGACGAGAGCGGCCTCAATCGGAAGAATATCCAGGACAACCGGGTCCACTGCTGCCTTTACTTCATCCCCCCATTCGGACACGG GTTGCGTCCCGTGGATGTTGAATTCATGAAAGCTCTGCACGAAAAGGTGAACATCATCCCGCTCATCGCCAAAGCCGACTGCCTGACGCCTAGCGAAATCAAGAAGCTGAAGGATCGA ATACGAGAGGAAATCGACAAGTTTGGCATCAAAGTCTACCAATTCCCCGAATGCGACTCGGATGAGGACGAGGAGTTCAAGCAACTTGACAAAGAGCTGAAG gAGTGCACCCCATTTGCTGTGATTGGCAGTAACACGGTGGTGGAAGCTCGAGGTCAACGAGTACGAGGGCGACTGTACCCCTGGGGAATTGTTGAAG TGGAAAACCAATCCCACTGTGACTTTGTCAAGCTGAGGAACATGTTGATCCGCTCGCACATGCACGATCTCAAAGATGTCACATGCGACGTCCACTATGAGAACTACAGAGCGCAGTGCATACAGGAGATGACAAG TAAACTGGCACAGGACACCCGCATGGAGAGCCCCATTCCGATCCTCCCGCTGTCCACCCCGGATGTGGAGACTGAAAAGCTGATCAAAATGAAAGATGAGGAG CTCAAGCGGATGCAAGAGATGCTGACTAAAATGCAGCAGCAGATGCACGACAAAGACTAG
- the septin5a gene encoding septin 5a isoform X4: MSNSEAKQEYISERPSMYGDNANVKEKQYVGFATLPNQVHRKSVKKGFDFTLMVAGESGMGKSTLVNSLFLTDLYKDRKLLNAEERINQTVEIIKHTVDIEEKGVKLKLTIVDTPGFGDAVNNNECWKPITDYIDQQFEQYFRDESGLNRKNIQDNRVHCCLYFIPPFGHGLRPVDVEFMKALHEKVNIIPLIAKADCLTPSEIKKLKDRIREEIDKFGIKVYQFPECDSDEDEEFKQLDKELKECTPFAVIGSNTVVEARGQRVRGRLYPWGIVEVENQSHCDFVKLRNMLIRSHMHDLKDVTCDVHYENYRAQCIQEMTR; this comes from the exons GCAAACGTCAAA GAGAAGCAGTATGTGGGATTTGCCACTCTGCCCAACCAAGTGCACAGGAAGTCGGTGAAGAAAGGATTTGATTTCACGCTCATGGTAGCAG GCGAATCGGGCATGGGCAAGTCCACTCTGGTCAACAGCTTGTTCCTCACAGACCTCTACAAAGACAGAAAGCTTCTGAACGCCGAGG agcGCATCAACCAGACGGTGGAGATCATCAAACATACGGTGGACATCGAGGAGAAAGGAGTCAAGCTGAAGCTCACCATCGTGGACACGCCGGGCTTCGGGGACGCCGTCAACAACAATGAGTG CTGGAAGCCCATCACGGACTACATCGATCAGCAGTTCGAGCAGTACTTCCGAGACGAGAGCGGCCTCAATCGGAAGAATATCCAGGACAACCGGGTCCACTGCTGCCTTTACTTCATCCCCCCATTCGGACACGG GTTGCGTCCCGTGGATGTTGAATTCATGAAAGCTCTGCACGAAAAGGTGAACATCATCCCGCTCATCGCCAAAGCCGACTGCCTGACGCCTAGCGAAATCAAGAAGCTGAAGGATCGA ATACGAGAGGAAATCGACAAGTTTGGCATCAAAGTCTACCAATTCCCCGAATGCGACTCGGATGAGGACGAGGAGTTCAAGCAACTTGACAAAGAGCTGAAG gAGTGCACCCCATTTGCTGTGATTGGCAGTAACACGGTGGTGGAAGCTCGAGGTCAACGAGTACGAGGGCGACTGTACCCCTGGGGAATTGTTGAAG TGGAAAACCAATCCCACTGTGACTTTGTCAAGCTGAGGAACATGTTGATCCGCTCGCACATGCACGATCTCAAAGATGTCACATGCGACGTCCACTATGAGAACTACAGAGCGCAGTGCATACAGGAGATGACAAGGTAG
- the gp1bb gene encoding platelet glycoprotein Ib beta chain codes for MRGLLLLCLLLIFGAQSSLACPQRCSCQGNQVDCSGRSLTSAQLPAVFPAHATDLRLDNNRLTTLPNGLLDHLPELRQVSLHGNPWACDCGVLYLRSWLRRQAAGSFPGRLHVNCSSPPRLRGRLVEYLTEEEVLDSCHYWYCDLALTSQGFLFAFVLVQVALLAAVIVFLKRFERLSKEARRTEEESLTAGEANREMEGLPLNEWHS; via the coding sequence ATGAGGGGGCTTCTTCTTCTGTGTCTGCTCCTCATCTTCGGAGCTCAGAGCTCATTGGCTTGCCCCCAACGCTGCAGCTGTCAAGGCAATCAGGTGGACTGCAGCGGCAGGTCTCTCACCTCGGCGCAGCTCCCCGCCGTCTTCCCCGCTCACGCCACCGACCTGCGCCTGGACAACAACCGTCTGACCACCCTCCCCAACGGTCTCCTGGATCACCTCCCGGAGTTGCGCCAGGTCTCCCTGCACGGCAACCCGTGGGCGTGCGACTGCGGTGTCCTCTACCTGCGGAGCTGGCTGAGACGTCAGGCGGCCGGGAGCTTTCCCGGTCGACTCCACGTCAACTGCAGCTCCCCCCCGCGCCTCCGGGGGAGGCTGGTGGAGTATCTGACGGAGGAGGAGGTGCTGGACTCCTGCCACTATTGGTACTGTGACCTGGCCTTGACTTCACAGGGCTTTCTCTTTGCCTTCGTGCTGGTGCAAGTGGCGCTCCTGGCCGCTGTCATCGTGTTTCTCAAAAGGTTCGAGAGGCTCTCGAAAGAAGCCAGGAGGACCGAGGAGGAGAGCCTTACAGCGGGGGAGGCTAACAGGGAGATGGAGGGCCTGCCTTTAAATGAGTGGCATAGCTGA
- the septin5a gene encoding septin 5a isoform X1 — protein sequence MSNSEAKQEYISERPSMYGDNANVKEKQYVGFATLPNQVHRKSVKKGFDFTLMVAGESGMGKSTLVNSLFLTDLYKDRKLLNAEERINQTVEIIKHTVDIEEKGVKLKLTIVDTPGFGDAVNNNECWKPITDYIDQQFEQYFRDESGLNRKNIQDNRVHCCLYFIPPFGHGLRPVDVEFMKALHEKVNIIPLIAKADCLTPSEIKKLKDRIREEIDKFGIKVYQFPECDSDEDEEFKQLDKELKECTPFAVIGSNTVVEARGQRVRGRLYPWGIVEVENQSHCDFVKLRNMLIRSHMHDLKDVTCDVHYENYRAQCIQEMTSKLAQDTRMESPIPILPLSTPDVETEKLIKMKDEELKRMQEMLTKMQQQMHDKD from the exons GCAAACGTCAAA GAGAAGCAGTATGTGGGATTTGCCACTCTGCCCAACCAAGTGCACAGGAAGTCGGTGAAGAAAGGATTTGATTTCACGCTCATGGTAGCAG GCGAATCGGGCATGGGCAAGTCCACTCTGGTCAACAGCTTGTTCCTCACAGACCTCTACAAAGACAGAAAGCTTCTGAACGCCGAGG agcGCATCAACCAGACGGTGGAGATCATCAAACATACGGTGGACATCGAGGAGAAAGGAGTCAAGCTGAAGCTCACCATCGTGGACACGCCGGGCTTCGGGGACGCCGTCAACAACAATGAGTG CTGGAAGCCCATCACGGACTACATCGATCAGCAGTTCGAGCAGTACTTCCGAGACGAGAGCGGCCTCAATCGGAAGAATATCCAGGACAACCGGGTCCACTGCTGCCTTTACTTCATCCCCCCATTCGGACACGG GTTGCGTCCCGTGGATGTTGAATTCATGAAAGCTCTGCACGAAAAGGTGAACATCATCCCGCTCATCGCCAAAGCCGACTGCCTGACGCCTAGCGAAATCAAGAAGCTGAAGGATCGA ATACGAGAGGAAATCGACAAGTTTGGCATCAAAGTCTACCAATTCCCCGAATGCGACTCGGATGAGGACGAGGAGTTCAAGCAACTTGACAAAGAGCTGAAG gAGTGCACCCCATTTGCTGTGATTGGCAGTAACACGGTGGTGGAAGCTCGAGGTCAACGAGTACGAGGGCGACTGTACCCCTGGGGAATTGTTGAAG TGGAAAACCAATCCCACTGTGACTTTGTCAAGCTGAGGAACATGTTGATCCGCTCGCACATGCACGATCTCAAAGATGTCACATGCGACGTCCACTATGAGAACTACAGAGCGCAGTGCATACAGGAGATGACAAG TAAACTGGCACAGGACACCCGCATGGAGAGCCCCATTCCGATCCTCCCGCTGTCCACCCCGGATGTGGAGACTGAAAAGCTGATCAAAATGAAAGATGAGGAG CTCAAGCGGATGCAAGAGATGCTGACTAAAATGCAGCAGCAGATGCACGACAAAGACTAG